The genomic stretch GGCGAGGTCTTCACCCGCATGTCGGACCGGATCATCCTCAAGATCCCCTGCACCGTCCACGGCCTCGGCGCCTTCCGCGAACTGAAGCGCCAGGGCGTCGAGACCTTCTGCACCACCGTCTTCTCCCTGACCCAGGCGGCGGCCGTGGCCCAGGCCGGCGCCACCCACATCCTCCCCTTCTGCGAGCCGGTCAAGGAGGTGGGAGGCGATCCCACCCAGTTGGTCCGGGAGTGTGTGGCCATGTTCCGGGGTTGGGAGCACCGCCCGTTCATCACCGCCGCCCTGGTCCGCTCCGCCGACACGGCGTACCGGGCGCTCCGGGACGGCGCCGACGGCATCATCATCTTCTGGAACATCTTCCAGGAAATGATGAAACATCCCCTGACGGAGACCTGGAACCAGACCTTTCTGGACGAGTGGAACGCCATGCACGATGCGGGACTGCTGAATGGCGTGCCGGTGGAGCATTGATCCGTCGATTCCGAGGCTGAACCGTGAACCAGCGCTACTCGCGTCAGATCCTCTTCCCTCCCATCGGCGCCGGGGGACAGGAACGCCTGGCCCGGTCGAGGGTGGTGATCGTCGGCTGCGGGGCCCTGGGCAGCGTGGCCGCGGAGCAGTTGGTCCGAGCCGGAATCGGCTCCTTGCGCCTGATCGACCGCGACTTCGTGGAAGAGAGCAATCTGCAGCGGCAGTGCCTCTTCACTGAGGACCATGCCCGCCTGGCCCTGCCCAAGGCGGTGGCGGCCGAGTCGATTCTCGGCGCCATGAACTCCCAAGTCACGGTCGACGGCGTGGTCGAGGACCTGACTCATCGAAACGCGGAGGCTCTCTGTGCCGGCAGCGACCTCATTCTGGACGGCACCGACAACTTCGAAACCCGGTACCTGTTGAACGACTACTCCCTCCTTACCGGCCGGACCTGGGTCTATGGAGCCTGCGTCGGCAGTTACGGAACGGCCTTCGCGTTCCGCCCCCGGGTCACGCCCTGCCTCCAGTGCCTCTTTCCGCAGCCGCCGGCGCCCGGCAGCGCCGAGACGTGCGACACCAGCGGCATCCTGGCGCCGGTCGTCCATATCGTGGCCTCCTACCAGGTCGCCCAGGTTCTGAAGATTCTGGTGGGCGCCGAGCCGGCGTCCACCATGCTGAAGGCGGATGTCTGGGAGAACCGGATGAAACTGGTCTCGCTGGAGGGTGCGCGCGTCCCGGACTGTCCCTGTTGCGGGGCGCTCGAGCTGCGCTTTCTGAAGGGAACGGAGGGGCGCCGTTCGGTTCGACTCTGCGGCCGGAACGCGGTCCAGGTCCAGGCGGGCGGAGACTCGCGAACGGACCTGTCCCGAGTCGCCCGGCGGCTCCGGCCCAGTGGCAGCGTGAGCCTGAACGACTATATGATGAAATTGGAGGTCAACGGCTACGAGCTGGCTCTGTTCCGCGACGGACGGGCCATTATCCGGGGAACGGAGGACGAGAAGGAGGCCCGGGCCATCTACGCTCGCTACATTGGCTGTTAGAGGTGCAATCATGTTGGAGAAACTACGGAGATCATGTCGGTGGCGCGGTTGGTTCACTGTCGGGGCGGGGTTTCTGGCGACCACTCTTGTGATGCCGTCGCTGGCCCGGGAGTCGGGTGACGAGAAGGCCCGGAAGGTGATCGACGCGGCGGTGACGGCCATGGGGGGCGATGCCTACCTGCAGGTCCGGAACTCCCAATCGTCCGGCCGGTACTTCTTCTTCCGGAAGGGCCGCAAGGGATTCACGCGGTATCGGGACTGGACCGTCTACGATCCCGTCAAATCCCGTCACGAAAGGGGGAAGAACGAGAAGGAGCAGTTCGTCGCCGTTCACAACATGGAGTTGAACAAGGGTTGGACGCTGGAAGGCGAATTCGAGGTCGAGGAGATTCCGGACAAGGAACTGGATTCGTGGTTGAAGGCGGTTCGGAAGGACCTCAACTTCATCATCAAGCAGCGCCTCGACGAAGAAGGAATGAGCCTCTACTACTACGGGCCCGACGACATCGCGGGACAGGGCGAGTTCGAGGCGGTGGAGTTTCTGGATGCCTCCAACAACTCGGTGGTGGTCTTCTTCAACCTGAGCAGCCACCTTCCCGAAAAGGTGGAGAACGAGTACACGGACGACACCGGGTTGCGCCACAAGTCGGAGTGGGAGTTCTATAACTGGCACACCATCCAGGGAGTTCACACCCCCCTGCGGACGGACATCTACCTGGACGGAGAAATTTCGCAGCAGTTCTTCATTGAAGACCTGGCCTACAACCTGCAGATTCCCGAATCCCAATTCCTGGAGCCGGCCATCGACGAGAAGAAGAAGTCCAAGTGGGAAGAGAAGATGGCCAAGCGGCTGAAGAAGCAGGAAGAGCGGGACGCCAAGGCGCAACGGGAAGCGGAGAAGGAGCGGGAGAAGAGAAGAAAGGGCCGGCGGAGCGACTGATCCCGGCCGGAATACCACGGCCCCTGACGGCGTTTACCATTAAACGGTATGTGTCCTGCGGTCCACACCATTGTGGACTCCAGGTCACACTCCGCGCTCCCCGCAGCGGCGTTCGAATTACGAAATCCACTGAAAATAAAGGCTTTCCTCGTTTTTGGCCTGAAACGTGCAACACGGTGCAGGCCAGATGCAGAGGACCATCCGCCGGCCGTTCAAACTCAAAGGAATCGGGCTCCACACCGGATGCCGGGTGGCGGTCGAATTGAAGCCCGCGCCGGCGGGGACCGGCGTCGTCTTCCGCCGCGTCGACCTGCAGGGTTTCGAGATCGAGGCCTCCCGCCGGTACGTCTCGCGCGTGGTCCTGGCCACGACCCTCATGAAACGCGGA from Acidobacteriota bacterium encodes the following:
- a CDS encoding ThiF family adenylyltransferase → MNQRYSRQILFPPIGAGGQERLARSRVVIVGCGALGSVAAEQLVRAGIGSLRLIDRDFVEESNLQRQCLFTEDHARLALPKAVAAESILGAMNSQVTVDGVVEDLTHRNAEALCAGSDLILDGTDNFETRYLLNDYSLLTGRTWVYGACVGSYGTAFAFRPRVTPCLQCLFPQPPAPGSAETCDTSGILAPVVHIVASYQVAQVLKILVGAEPASTMLKADVWENRMKLVSLEGARVPDCPCCGALELRFLKGTEGRRSVRLCGRNAVQVQAGGDSRTDLSRVARRLRPSGSVSLNDYMMKLEVNGYELALFRDGRAIIRGTEDEKEARAIYARYIGC